The proteins below are encoded in one region of Geomonas ferrireducens:
- a CDS encoding DUF6448 family protein has protein sequence MKTMHILKMTLAGVAAIAAVSFGLPRYAAAHCDTLDGPVIQDAQKALEAKDITPVLKWVKVKDEKAVKAAFNKALAAKGAHSEAAHHKFFATLVKIHRAGEGAPFTGLKPAGEVEPAVAEADKALAGGSADALVKLVTDDVTAGIKKRYDRAADAYKYKDESVAKGREFVEAYVEFTHYVEKLHMDATGKGAHGEHKEHEEHKRQHGGHAEHGTDKH, from the coding sequence ATGAAAACCATGCATATTCTTAAGATGACCTTGGCAGGAGTCGCCGCAATCGCGGCGGTTTCCTTCGGATTGCCCCGTTATGCGGCGGCGCACTGTGACACGCTTGATGGTCCCGTCATACAGGACGCGCAGAAGGCGTTGGAGGCAAAAGACATCACCCCCGTTCTCAAATGGGTAAAAGTGAAAGATGAGAAGGCGGTCAAAGCTGCCTTCAACAAGGCGCTGGCAGCGAAAGGCGCTCACAGTGAAGCCGCCCACCACAAATTCTTCGCCACTCTCGTGAAGATCCATCGTGCGGGGGAGGGCGCCCCTTTCACGGGACTGAAACCTGCGGGGGAGGTGGAGCCTGCGGTAGCGGAGGCTGACAAGGCTCTTGCCGGCGGTTCAGCTGATGCCCTCGTGAAGCTCGTTACCGATGATGTTACGGCGGGCATCAAGAAGCGTTACGACCGCGCCGCCGACGCCTACAAGTACAAGGACGAAAGCGTTGCCAAGGGGCGCGAGTTCGTCGAGGCGTATGTCGAGTTCACGCATTACGTGGAAAAGCTTCACATGGACGCTACCGGCAAAGGCGCCCATGGCGAACATAAGGAACATGAAGAACATAAAAGGCAGCACGGCGGCCACGCCGAGCACGGCACCGACAAGCATTGA
- a CDS encoding transporter: MKFSKRIIPLSLVALCTCAGLSWGADAPAAPRPFGPTISAFGPAGTGFPVGKLGVLLNYQYCETDGIRKGSNEVNENVKLTKNVGVVKLRYGIIEGLDVRTATPLYDVYKKNNVTGAGEHLGWIGDTAIALHKVLMNQSKGSLFDLAVDVGLVVPTTDVNSKSVDFVGNGAWGTGGAVGLTYSTGSHRLDQEIHVYTFTEGSHSYRKPTYIRSTSAWGYAVNEYFDMGAESQFDWNASSEKDGKSQNDSKNEWYAGPKVAFKYKPGGFAAGLAAMFPFARWYEANTPSEGYRIELKLSKTFDLL, encoded by the coding sequence ATGAAATTCAGCAAGCGCATCATCCCGCTTTCCCTCGTGGCACTTTGCACCTGCGCCGGCCTATCTTGGGGCGCCGATGCCCCCGCCGCCCCCCGCCCCTTCGGGCCGACCATCTCGGCCTTCGGCCCCGCCGGCACCGGGTTCCCGGTGGGGAAGCTCGGCGTCCTTCTCAATTACCAGTACTGTGAGACCGACGGCATCCGCAAGGGAAGCAACGAAGTGAACGAAAACGTGAAGCTGACCAAGAATGTCGGGGTGGTGAAACTGCGCTACGGCATTATCGAAGGTCTCGACGTCCGCACGGCAACCCCACTTTACGATGTCTACAAGAAGAACAACGTGACCGGCGCAGGGGAGCATCTGGGGTGGATAGGCGACACCGCCATCGCCTTGCACAAGGTGCTGATGAACCAATCCAAAGGGTCGCTTTTCGACCTGGCGGTCGACGTAGGCCTCGTGGTGCCGACGACGGACGTCAACAGCAAGAGCGTCGACTTTGTCGGCAACGGTGCCTGGGGCACCGGCGGCGCCGTGGGCCTCACCTACTCGACCGGGTCGCACCGCCTCGACCAGGAGATCCACGTCTACACCTTCACCGAAGGCTCCCACTCCTACCGCAAGCCGACCTACATAAGGAGCACCAGCGCCTGGGGCTATGCCGTGAACGAGTATTTCGACATGGGGGCTGAATCGCAGTTCGACTGGAACGCCAGCAGCGAGAAGGACGGCAAGAGTCAGAACGACTCCAAGAACGAGTGGTATGCCGGGCCCAAGGTGGCGTTCAAGTACAAGCCCGGCGGCTTCGCGGCGGGACTGGCGGCCATGTTCCCCTTCGCCCGCTGGTATGAAGCCAATACTCCGTCCGAGGGGTACCGCATCGAGTTGAAACTGAGCAAGACCTTCGACCTTTTGTAA
- a CDS encoding rhodanese-like domain-containing protein — MRTFILTVSLLILSSLAAQAANQVRYAPLTPELLSSGVKIIDIRTEKEWRETGVVKGALGLTFFREDKSYDAEAFLAKLKRYVTPNDRIAIICRTGNRSDKVSRYLAHHGFTSVTNVDGGVTRAKEAGVRLVPFPQDNASFTAVR, encoded by the coding sequence ATGAGAACTTTCATCCTTACCGTCTCCCTCCTGATCCTCAGCAGTCTGGCCGCCCAGGCCGCCAACCAGGTCCGCTACGCCCCCCTCACTCCGGAGCTTCTCTCGTCAGGAGTGAAAATCATCGACATCCGCACGGAAAAAGAATGGCGGGAAACCGGCGTCGTGAAGGGCGCCCTCGGCCTCACCTTTTTCCGGGAGGACAAGAGCTACGATGCCGAGGCCTTTCTGGCCAAGCTCAAGCGCTACGTCACCCCCAACGATAGGATCGCCATCATCTGCAGGACAGGGAACCGTTCCGACAAGGTCAGCCGGTACCTCGCGCATCACGGCTTCACCTCGGTGACGAACGTCGACGGCGGGGTGACCAGGGCGAAAGAGGCAGGCGTCAGGCTGGTGCCTTTTCCGCAGGACAACGCTTCATTCACCGCAGTTCGGTAA
- a CDS encoding cytochrome c biogenesis CcdA family protein codes for MTFFGSDITFWIAFSAGFLSFFSPCVLPLIPSYITYITGLSFGQLQEAHPARKVRLTVLLHSVTFVLGFSAVFIGMGAIAGVASTTFQSVMKDGLVWLQRAGGLLIFLFGVHMSGLFHFGVLLGDKRIQLHSKPSGLVGTFLVGIAFAAGWTPCIGPILGAILAMAAGTSGSAGKSMFLLGSYAAGLGIPFIVSGLLFHSFLDFFKRFRTHIRKMEFFTGLLLMVVGILLFFGLFNTMSTVLYQWLPAGV; via the coding sequence ATGACCTTTTTCGGCTCGGACATCACCTTCTGGATCGCATTCTCGGCGGGCTTTCTCTCCTTCTTTTCCCCATGCGTGCTGCCGCTGATCCCCTCCTACATCACCTACATAACGGGACTCTCCTTCGGGCAGTTGCAGGAAGCCCACCCGGCCAGGAAGGTGCGCCTGACCGTCCTCCTCCACTCGGTCACCTTCGTCCTCGGCTTCTCCGCGGTCTTCATCGGCATGGGGGCTATCGCCGGGGTCGCCTCCACCACCTTCCAGTCGGTCATGAAGGACGGGCTCGTCTGGCTGCAGCGCGCCGGCGGATTGCTGATCTTCCTCTTCGGGGTCCACATGTCAGGGCTGTTCCATTTCGGAGTCCTCCTCGGGGACAAACGGATCCAGCTGCACAGCAAACCAAGCGGACTTGTGGGCACCTTCCTCGTCGGGATCGCCTTCGCCGCAGGCTGGACCCCGTGCATCGGTCCGATCCTCGGCGCCATCCTCGCCATGGCCGCCGGCACTTCCGGTTCGGCCGGCAAAAGCATGTTCCTTTTGGGGAGCTACGCCGCGGGACTCGGCATCCCGTTCATCGTCTCGGGCCTGCTCTTCCACAGTTTTCTCGATTTCTTCAAACGCTTCAGGACGCACATCAGGAAGATGGAGTTCTTCACCGGGCTGCTGCTCATGGTCGTGGGGATCCTGCTCTTCTTCGGCCTCTTCAACACCATGAGCACCGTGCTCTACCAGTGGCTCCCGGCCGGCGTCTGA
- a CDS encoding TlpA family protein disulfide reductase translates to MKRLVRYICACLMTLTVLAVPAPGKAQDDASVRIGAPAPDFRLPGLAGEGKSLAQYRGKIVLVNFWASWCPYCRDEMPSMDRLVKSFPKGDLVILAVNVEKKVPERFRKLPFAFDFLSDASGFVQQRYGANRLPETFIVDRKGVLRQRVTGGIPWDSSQVVSYLKSL, encoded by the coding sequence ATGAAACGATTGGTCCGCTACATCTGCGCCTGCCTCATGACCCTGACGGTGCTTGCCGTGCCGGCACCGGGCAAAGCCCAGGATGACGCTTCGGTCCGGATCGGCGCGCCGGCCCCGGACTTCAGGCTCCCCGGCCTCGCCGGCGAAGGCAAAAGCCTCGCCCAGTACCGCGGCAAGATCGTCCTCGTGAACTTCTGGGCGTCCTGGTGCCCCTACTGCCGCGACGAGATGCCCTCCATGGACCGGCTGGTCAAGTCCTTCCCCAAGGGGGACCTCGTGATCCTCGCGGTCAACGTCGAGAAAAAGGTCCCGGAAAGGTTTCGCAAGCTCCCCTTCGCCTTCGATTTTCTCAGCGACGCGAGCGGGTTCGTGCAGCAGCGCTACGGCGCGAACCGCCTGCCCGAAACCTTCATCGTCGACCGCAAGGGAGTGCTGCGGCAACGGGTGACCGGCGGGATCCCGTGGGATTCTTCCCAGGTCGTAAGCTACCTGAAGTCGCTGTAG
- a CDS encoding aryl-sulfate sulfotransferase, which produces MNCRKAALVKTGRVARLVLCSAMLGAAVPTMALAIGGASGPHVDYQVQGKLGEVVMNPYDLAPLTAIIKNGGYVLKDVTVRIVPKADGQEIKYRVANKHLLTHGGIPVFGLYADYVNTVEVEYSKLFNGKWEHAKESYTLYAPPVYSEPNATKTLKAALFSGANVKKVDKKFSDRLYFVNNFLHKAGKGTRAVWNNPTGGALEWNYYPQNFIVDTKGEVRWYMKPDTIYDLKSIYNAGVMMGFKQNNDGAMSWGFGQRYVKYDIMGKEVFNRELPAGYNDFSHSMDNSPNGNYFLRVASSNLKRADGRNVRTVRDVIIEVEPDTGLVKDEWRLFDILDPYRDVNMKVLDQGAVCLNIDASKAGHTMSAEELAKQDASDKFGDIVGVGPGRNWAHVNSVDHDAEDDSIIISSRHQSAVVKIGRDKQVKWIMGSPEGWKKEYQGKFLTPVDSKGNKIVCEAGGSKCPGYENEEGGFDWTWTQHTAFKIDSKSKGDIIYVSVFDNGDSRGMEQPALPSMKYSRAVIYKIDQKKMTVEQIWEFGKERGNGWYSPVTSLTEYQTDKDSVFVYSATAGADFDITTGAFKTDPNPYIMEFNYGEKEPAVEIQLKDTTGYQAMPFSVDKAFTNK; this is translated from the coding sequence ATGAACTGTCGAAAAGCAGCATTGGTGAAAACCGGAAGAGTGGCGCGGCTCGTGTTGTGCTCCGCCATGCTCGGAGCGGCGGTACCGACCATGGCGCTCGCCATCGGCGGTGCGAGCGGCCCGCATGTCGACTACCAGGTTCAGGGTAAACTCGGCGAGGTCGTCATGAACCCCTATGATCTCGCGCCCCTGACCGCGATCATCAAAAACGGCGGGTACGTCCTCAAGGACGTCACGGTACGGATCGTCCCGAAGGCGGACGGGCAGGAAATCAAGTACCGCGTCGCCAACAAGCATCTTCTGACCCACGGCGGCATCCCGGTCTTCGGTCTATATGCGGACTACGTCAATACGGTCGAGGTCGAGTACTCGAAGCTCTTCAACGGCAAGTGGGAGCACGCCAAGGAAAGCTACACCCTCTACGCCCCCCCGGTGTATTCCGAGCCGAACGCCACCAAGACGCTGAAGGCCGCCCTCTTCTCCGGGGCTAACGTCAAAAAGGTGGACAAGAAGTTCAGCGACCGACTTTATTTCGTGAACAACTTCCTGCACAAGGCGGGCAAAGGGACCAGGGCGGTCTGGAACAACCCGACCGGCGGCGCACTTGAGTGGAACTACTACCCGCAGAACTTCATCGTCGACACCAAGGGCGAAGTCCGCTGGTACATGAAACCCGACACCATCTACGATCTGAAGTCGATCTACAACGCGGGCGTCATGATGGGCTTCAAGCAGAACAACGACGGTGCCATGAGCTGGGGCTTCGGCCAGCGCTACGTGAAGTACGACATCATGGGCAAGGAAGTCTTCAACCGCGAGCTTCCCGCCGGTTACAACGACTTCTCCCACTCCATGGACAACTCCCCCAACGGCAACTACTTCCTCCGCGTGGCGAGCTCCAACCTGAAGCGCGCCGACGGCAGAAACGTGCGCACCGTGCGCGACGTGATCATCGAGGTCGAGCCTGACACCGGCCTCGTCAAGGACGAGTGGCGCCTCTTCGACATTCTCGACCCGTATCGCGACGTCAACATGAAGGTGCTCGACCAGGGTGCCGTGTGCCTCAACATCGACGCCAGCAAGGCAGGCCACACCATGAGCGCCGAGGAACTCGCCAAGCAGGACGCGAGCGACAAGTTCGGCGACATCGTCGGCGTCGGACCGGGCAGGAACTGGGCGCACGTGAACAGCGTCGACCATGACGCCGAGGACGATTCCATCATCATCAGCTCCCGCCACCAGTCGGCGGTCGTCAAGATCGGCCGTGACAAGCAGGTGAAGTGGATCATGGGCAGCCCCGAGGGGTGGAAGAAGGAATACCAGGGCAAGTTCCTGACCCCTGTCGATTCCAAGGGTAACAAGATCGTATGCGAGGCAGGCGGCTCCAAGTGCCCCGGTTACGAGAACGAAGAGGGTGGTTTCGACTGGACCTGGACGCAGCACACCGCGTTCAAGATCGACAGCAAGTCCAAGGGTGACATCATCTACGTGAGCGTCTTCGACAACGGCGACAGCCGCGGCATGGAGCAGCCCGCCCTGCCGAGCATGAAATACTCCCGCGCCGTCATCTACAAGATCGACCAGAAGAAGATGACCGTCGAGCAGATCTGGGAATTCGGCAAAGAGCGCGGCAACGGCTGGTACAGCCCGGTGACCTCGCTCACCGAATACCAGACCGACAAGGACTCCGTGTTCGTCTACTCGGCGACCGCCGGCGCCGATTTCGACATCACCACCGGCGCATTCAAGACCGACCCGAACCCGTACATCATGGAGTTCAACTACGGCGAGAAAGAGCCGGCGGTCGAGATCCAGCTTAAAGATACGACCGGCTACCAGGCCATGCCGTTCAGCGTGGACAAGGCCTTCACCAACAAGTAA
- the dsbI gene encoding protein-disulfide oxidoreductase DsbI has protein sequence MKLSEMIGNFRSDPVGTISNWQDKRFLWIFMAGLSLFMVILAHSVFQIWLYMRPCEQCVYIRLAFFAMAFGGILAAIKPSNTGLKIAGYLFAIWGSFKGVLYSIKLNKIHHAAHSDDLFGVQGCSPEPTFPFHLPLDKWSPEWFKPTGDCGYDNPIIPDGAQLSSMQKAITDFYSEGWYLWPPAHFMNMAQCTVITFGVILLALLVAAGCWIITLVRKRQAAAHVETSSYTGNLA, from the coding sequence GTGAAACTCTCAGAAATGATCGGCAACTTCAGGTCGGACCCGGTAGGTACCATCAGCAATTGGCAGGACAAGCGGTTTCTCTGGATCTTCATGGCGGGGCTCAGCCTCTTCATGGTTATCCTGGCCCACTCGGTGTTCCAGATCTGGCTCTACATGAGGCCCTGCGAGCAGTGCGTCTACATAAGGCTCGCCTTCTTCGCCATGGCCTTCGGCGGCATCCTCGCCGCCATCAAGCCTTCGAACACCGGCTTGAAGATCGCCGGCTACCTGTTCGCCATCTGGGGAAGCTTCAAGGGTGTTCTCTACAGCATAAAGCTCAACAAGATCCACCACGCCGCCCACAGCGACGACCTCTTCGGCGTGCAGGGGTGCTCCCCGGAGCCCACCTTCCCGTTCCACCTGCCGCTCGACAAGTGGTCTCCGGAATGGTTCAAGCCGACGGGCGACTGCGGCTACGACAACCCGATCATTCCCGACGGCGCGCAACTGAGCTCCATGCAGAAGGCCATCACCGACTTCTACTCCGAAGGGTGGTACCTCTGGCCGCCCGCACACTTCATGAACATGGCGCAGTGCACCGTCATCACCTTCGGCGTCATCCTACTGGCCCTTCTGGTAGCGGCGGGCTGCTGGATCATCACCCTGGTGCGCAAGCGCCAAGCCGCAGCACACGTAGAAACGTCCAGCTACACCGGCAACTTGGCGTAA
- a CDS encoding thiol:disulfide interchange protein DsbA/DsbL yields the protein MFKFVKKIAASFALVALFAATSFAFTEGTDYVKLAKPIPNAQGTLIKVFSYDCPFCYKYDKKITPNLVPKLPSDLKFRPFHLKTKGKYGVQGSELFAVLLLKDQKAGLSDRDLYTEKSLLKKAKMAYYTAYHDKKERWDAGPDAYLKTGLDAVGMSKAEFDKAKADPKVKALLKEWDQSYDVAKVQGVPGFVVNGKYLIMTKNITSIDGMLKLINELKTK from the coding sequence ATGTTCAAATTCGTCAAAAAAATCGCCGCAAGTTTTGCCCTCGTAGCCCTTTTCGCCGCAACCAGCTTCGCCTTCACCGAAGGGACCGACTACGTGAAGCTCGCCAAACCGATCCCGAACGCCCAGGGCACCCTGATCAAGGTGTTCAGCTACGACTGCCCCTTCTGCTACAAGTACGACAAAAAGATCACTCCGAACCTGGTTCCCAAGCTGCCGAGCGATCTCAAGTTCCGCCCCTTCCATCTGAAGACCAAGGGTAAATACGGCGTTCAAGGTAGCGAGCTCTTCGCAGTACTGCTCCTGAAAGACCAGAAGGCCGGCCTCTCCGACCGCGATCTTTACACCGAAAAATCCCTGCTGAAAAAAGCGAAGATGGCCTACTACACCGCCTACCACGACAAGAAAGAGCGCTGGGATGCGGGCCCCGACGCCTACCTTAAGACCGGTCTCGACGCAGTCGGCATGAGCAAGGCCGAGTTCGACAAGGCAAAAGCGGATCCCAAGGTCAAGGCGCTGCTGAAAGAGTGGGACCAGTCCTATGACGTCGCCAAGGTCCAGGGCGTCCCCGGCTTCGTCGTCAACGGCAAGTACCTCATCATGACCAAGAACATCACCTCCATAGACGGCATGCTGAAGCTTATCAACGAGCTGAAGACCAAATAA
- a CDS encoding sensor histidine kinase → MKQFLEASKSRIVIVTYVLLFCMFCFFSLMDLHKRTSDYAYFANKINSFIQHAHDSEAEYLCSRLVNYVSTIAKEKHFAELLKAGDAKALEKAAEPVFYDFGKRYVPVISVLIYDGNGKLKYHMTPPSIEHDPESLRPNVSKDVFATKKYTYGYETNLVPLYFCTVLPVRDARSEVVGTIEIGVDLSFFHYNLKWFLHDVKTAIFSDGKFLEVDTGYKTDSAEYVYDYYKRLKANDAAFFNQIKKQIDFRWTKNDIQIGNKYYLVSTSQVLRDNAGREVGKYLVAYDMTELRNRHWGYFYAWLLFFAITACVMLCINLVGFRKYERIITDQSKMLSQRSKQCALGEMLGHIGHQWRQPLYNLSLIVQNIGLQNQFGKLDDAMLNKQITQANQNIEYMSNIIDDWRSLLMSGSSRTLIELQSSVERAIAMVAPVMEQSRVTIENRITAPVYTMGFVNDLVQLTINVLLNARDQLSMLQGDRFILLSSSEEAEGVVTVTFQDNGGGIPDHLLKRIFEPYVTTKDKADGTGLGLYLCHQIVDNLDHGKVWAENRSFELHGETRYGACICLQFARTTEGGK, encoded by the coding sequence ATGAAGCAATTTCTCGAAGCGAGCAAAAGCCGTATCGTTATCGTCACCTATGTGCTGCTCTTCTGCATGTTCTGCTTCTTTTCCTTGATGGATCTGCACAAGAGGACTTCCGACTACGCCTACTTCGCCAACAAGATCAATAGTTTCATCCAGCATGCGCATGACAGTGAAGCCGAGTACCTCTGCTCGCGCCTGGTCAACTACGTAAGCACCATCGCAAAAGAGAAACACTTCGCCGAACTGCTGAAGGCAGGCGATGCGAAAGCCCTGGAGAAGGCGGCAGAACCGGTTTTCTACGATTTCGGGAAACGCTACGTTCCGGTCATCTCGGTTCTGATCTATGACGGCAACGGTAAACTCAAATACCACATGACCCCGCCATCCATAGAACATGATCCTGAAAGCTTACGACCCAATGTGAGCAAGGATGTCTTCGCCACTAAAAAATACACCTACGGCTATGAAACCAACCTCGTTCCCCTCTACTTCTGCACCGTTCTTCCGGTGCGGGACGCTCGCTCGGAAGTGGTGGGTACGATCGAGATCGGTGTGGACCTGTCGTTTTTTCACTACAACCTGAAATGGTTTTTGCACGACGTGAAGACGGCCATCTTCTCCGACGGAAAATTCCTTGAAGTTGACACCGGGTACAAAACGGATTCCGCAGAATACGTCTATGACTATTACAAAAGACTAAAAGCCAACGACGCCGCGTTCTTCAACCAGATCAAAAAACAGATTGATTTCCGATGGACGAAAAACGATATTCAGATCGGGAACAAGTACTATCTGGTGAGCACCTCCCAGGTCCTGAGAGACAACGCAGGGCGTGAAGTCGGCAAGTATCTTGTCGCCTACGACATGACGGAACTGCGGAACCGGCACTGGGGCTATTTCTATGCATGGCTGCTGTTCTTCGCCATCACCGCCTGCGTCATGCTCTGTATCAACTTGGTCGGTTTCAGAAAGTATGAGCGTATCATCACGGATCAGAGTAAGATGCTGTCCCAGCGCTCGAAGCAGTGTGCACTCGGCGAAATGCTGGGACACATAGGTCACCAATGGCGGCAGCCTCTATACAACCTGTCTCTCATCGTTCAGAACATCGGGCTGCAGAACCAGTTCGGTAAACTGGATGACGCCATGCTCAACAAGCAGATCACCCAGGCGAATCAGAACATCGAGTACATGTCGAACATAATCGACGACTGGCGTTCGCTGCTTATGTCAGGCAGCAGCCGGACCTTGATCGAGCTGCAAAGTTCCGTCGAGCGTGCCATTGCTATGGTTGCACCGGTCATGGAGCAGAGCCGGGTCACCATCGAGAACCGTATCACGGCGCCGGTGTACACCATGGGCTTCGTGAACGACCTGGTTCAGCTGACCATTAACGTGCTTTTGAATGCGCGCGACCAGCTCTCTATGCTGCAAGGGGACCGCTTCATCCTGCTTTCCTCAAGCGAGGAGGCTGAAGGGGTGGTGACGGTCACCTTTCAGGACAACGGCGGCGGGATCCCCGATCACCTGTTGAAACGCATCTTCGAGCCTTATGTCACCACCAAGGACAAGGCCGACGGCACAGGACTTGGACTGTATCTGTGCCACCAGATCGTCGACAATCTCGACCATGGCAAAGTCTGGGCGGAGAACCGGTCCTTTGAACTGCATGGGGAAACGCGCTATGGCGCCTGCATCTGTCTGCAGTTCGCCAGAACAACCGAGGGAGGTAAATAG
- a CDS encoding response regulator, with translation MNVTALQQMTVLFVDDEETAREQMKMVLSSFCKNTICVGSADQALTALEEHHPDIVLTDIRMPGLSGIELLNAVKQKDPAVAVVMVSAHSESEYLLDAFRYKADGYLLKPFNFHDLLELLSDIATEKVAAGKDSGNGPEKKEFVLRILDTLGGRRAEIMEYVINHLDEENLFHGTYDEVAEALSASKPTVVATFQIMLEKKVLTRLKYGTYRMNVEELSD, from the coding sequence ATGAACGTCACCGCCTTGCAACAGATGACGGTGCTCTTTGTTGATGACGAGGAGACTGCGCGGGAGCAGATGAAGATGGTCCTGAGCAGTTTTTGCAAAAACACGATCTGCGTGGGTAGCGCCGATCAGGCCCTGACAGCACTGGAGGAGCATCACCCGGATATAGTGCTCACCGACATCCGTATGCCCGGCTTGTCAGGTATAGAGCTCCTCAATGCCGTGAAGCAGAAGGACCCGGCGGTCGCCGTAGTCATGGTTTCGGCCCACTCGGAGTCGGAGTACCTGCTGGACGCGTTTCGCTACAAGGCGGACGGCTACCTGCTGAAACCGTTCAACTTCCACGACCTGCTCGAGCTGCTTTCCGACATAGCGACAGAGAAGGTAGCCGCCGGCAAGGACTCCGGCAACGGCCCGGAAAAGAAGGAGTTCGTCCTCAGAATTCTCGATACCCTCGGTGGAAGACGCGCCGAGATCATGGAGTACGTCATCAACCATCTCGACGAGGAGAACCTGTTCCACGGCACCTACGACGAGGTTGCGGAGGCGCTGAGTGCCAGCAAGCCCACCGTGGTGGCTACCTTTCAGATCATGCTGGAAAAGAAGGTGCTGACCCGGCTCAAGTACGGAACGTACCGCATGAACGTGGAGGAGCTCTCCGACTGA
- a CDS encoding MGMT family protein: protein MNDTVYSTYSHIYAVVAAIPKGKVATYGQVALLAGLPGRARQVGYALHALADPSLPWHRVVNAKGEISLRSGGSEGDRVQRLRLEAESVVFDRCGRIDLERYRWRP from the coding sequence ATGAATGACACCGTCTATTCGACTTACAGCCACATCTACGCCGTGGTTGCCGCGATCCCGAAGGGGAAGGTGGCGACCTACGGCCAGGTGGCGCTTTTGGCCGGCCTGCCGGGGCGGGCGCGCCAGGTGGGCTACGCCCTGCACGCACTTGCCGACCCGTCGCTTCCCTGGCATCGCGTGGTGAACGCCAAGGGAGAGATCAGCCTGCGCTCCGGCGGAAGCGAGGGGGACCGTGTGCAGCGGCTGCGTCTTGAGGCGGAGAGTGTCGTTTTCGACCGGTGCGGGCGCATCGATCTTGAGCGTTACCGCTGGCGGCCATGA